The Apium graveolens cultivar Ventura chromosome 6, ASM990537v1, whole genome shotgun sequence genome contains a region encoding:
- the LOC141666980 gene encoding putative 26S proteasome non-ATPase regulatory subunit 3 has protein sequence MTQDVEMKEVPAPAPSNSVTAATPSTLQHLKEIASLIESGAYAREVRRILRAVRLTIALRTKLNASVVNAFLNFSLVPGSEVHSRLASYLPKEDEQDMEVDTATSATTALAKHSLPELEIYCYLLVLIFLIDQKKYSEAKACSSASIARVKNLNRRTVEALASRLYFYYSLSYELTGDLAEIRGNLLALHRIATLRHDELGQETLLNLLLRNYLHYNLYDQAEKLRSKAPRFEAHSNQQFCRYLFYLGKIRTIQLEYTDAKESLLQAARKAPVAALGFRVQCNKWAVIVRLLLGEIPERTVFMQKGMEKALRPYFELTNAVRIGDLELFRTVADKFSSTFTADRTHNLIVRLRHNVIRTGLRNISISYSRISLVDVAKKLRLDSANPVADAESIVSKAIRDGAIDATIDHANGWMVSKETGDIYSTNEPQIAFNSRIAFCLNMHNEAVRALRFPANSHKDKESAEKRRERQQQEQELAKHIAEEDDDEF, from the exons ATGACTCAAGACGTTGAAATGAAAGAAGTTCCGGCGCCGGCGCCTTCCAATTCCGTCACGGCGGCTACTCCGTCCACTCTACAGC ATTTGAAGGAGATTGCTTCGTTGATTGAGTCCGGCGCTTATGCTCGTGAAGTTCGTCGGATTCTTCGAGCGGTTCGGTTGACGATTGCGTTGAGGACGAAGCTTAATGCGTCTGTTGTTAACGCGTTTCTCAATTTCTCTCTTGTTCCTGGATCTGAGGTTCACTCTCGCTTGGCTTCATATCTTCCTAAG gAAGATGAGCAAGATATGGAAGTTGACACTGCAACATCTGCAACTACAGCCCTTGCGAAACATTCCTTGCCTGAGCTCGAGATCTACTGCTATCTACTTGTGCTAATATTTCTCATTGACCAGAAGAAATACAGCGAG GCCAAAGCTTGTTCCTCGGCAAGTATTGCCCGGGTGAAGAACTTGAATAGACGGACTGTTGAAGCTTTAGCATCCAGGCTCTACTTCTATTACTCTCTTAGCTATGAACTTACTGGTGACCTTGCTGAAATTCGGGG CAATCTTCTGGCCTTGCATAGGATTGCAACACTGCGCCATGATGAGTTGGGACAG GAAACTCTTCTCAATCTGCTTCTACGCAATTATCTCCACTACAATTTGTATGATCAGGCAGAGAAATTAAGGTCAAAGGCTCCGCGATTTGAAGCTCATTCCAATCAGCAG TTCTGCCGCTACTTGTTCTACCTAGGAAAGATTAGGACTATTCAGTTGGAGTACACTGATGCGAAAGAATCACTTCTTCAAGCTGCTCGTAAGGCCCCTGTTGCGGCTCTTGGTTTCCGAGTTCAATGCAACAAGTGGGCGGTGATAGTACGTCTACTATTAGGAGAAATCCCTGAACGGACTGTTTTTATGCAGAAAGGAATGGAGAAAGCATTGAGGCCGTACTTTGAACTCACAAAT GCTGTACGAATTGGAGATCTGGAGCTCTTTAGGACTGTTGCTGACAAGTTCTCCAGCACATTCACTGCAGACCGGACCCATAATTTGATTGTCAGGCTACGTCATAATGTCATAAGAACTGGGCTTCGCAACATCAGTATCTCATACTCCCGCATTTCATTAGTTGATGTAGCAAAAAAGCTGAGATTGGACTCTGCAAATcctgttgctgatgctgaaagTATTGTATCCAAGGCAATAAGGGATGGCGCCATTGACGCTACAATTGATCATGCAAATGGATGGATGGTATCAAAAGAAACCGGAGACATTTACTCAACAAATGAGCCTCAGATAGCTTTTAATTCCAGAATAGCTTTCTGCCTTAACATGCATAATGAAGCTGTTCGTGCACTTCGATTTCCAGCAAATTCTCACAAGGACAAGGAAAGTGCTGAGAAGAGGAGAGAAAGGCAACAGCAGGAGCAGGAGCTCGCAAAGCATATAGCCGAGGAAGATGATGATGAGTTTTAA